The following nucleotide sequence is from Bradyrhizobium roseum.
AATTGCCGATCTGGGTGTTCGACGAGGCGCGGCGCGTCCCCGATACCGGGCTGCGCGATTATCTGGCATTGGCGCCTCTTGTCTGGGCAGGCACCGGCAAGCTGGTCGGCGACACGATTCCCTGCAAGGGAACGCTGTACGACCGGCTGGTGCAGCCGCTGCTGCTGGCCGCCCTCAACGTCGATCCGCCCGAGGGGTCGGCGGGTCTCGCCGGCGCGATCGTGCGCGAAACGCTGCTGGCCGGCGGTCAGGCCTGCCGGCCGCTGATTGCGCGCGACGGCCTGAGCGCGGTTCTGGTCGAACCAGCGATCAAGCTGTTGCAGGACAAGGGCGCGTCGATCCAGTTCGGCCACGAGTTGCGCGAATTCGCAATGACCGGCGACCATGTAGGTGAACTGAAATTCGGCACCGACACGATCGCGCTCGGCTCCAGCGACGTCGTGGTGCTGGCGGTGCCGCCGCGCCCCGCAGCGGCACTGTTGCCGGGCCTGAAGACGCCGTCGAAATTCCGCGCCATCGTCAACGCGCATTTTCGCTTCGATCCGCCGCGCGATGCCGCGCCGATCCTTGGCGTGGTCGGGGGCCTCGTCGAGTGGCTGTTCGCGTTTCCGCAGCGGCTGTCGGTCACCATCAGCAATGGCGACCGGCTCGTCGATCAGCCGCGCGAAGAACTCGCGCTGGCGATCTGGCGGGATGTCTGCAAGGCGGGCGGCCTGCCGGGAGAACCCGCATTGCCGCCGTGGCAGATCGTACGCGAGCGCCGCGCGACGTTTGAGGCGACGCCGGAGCAGAACGCGCTGCGCCCGGGGCCGGTGACGTCGTTCAAAAACCTGTTTCTCGCCGGCGACTGGACTGATACCGGGTTGCCGGCAACCATCGAAGGATCGATCCGGTCGGGCGACCGCGCCGCCGATCTGGTTCTGGCGAGGCCTTGAGGCCTGATCGGACGTTTCCGTGACCGGGTTCACAGAACCGGGCCGCGATTAGAGGGATGTCTAGCGCATGCTTTCCGTAGACAAAAAAATTGCAGTCGCACCCGCCGCGGCAGTCGACCCTGTCGCGCTGGAAAAGAGCATCTCGTCGGCAACCGAGGCGCTGCTCGGCTACCGGCAATCCGACGGACACTTTGTGTTCGAGCTGGAGGCCGACAGCACGATTCCGTCCGAATACGTTTTGCTGCGTCACTATCTCGCCGAGCCCGTCGACGGCGAACTCGAAGCCAAGATCGCCAACTATCTGCGCCGCACGCAGGGCAGTCACGGTGGCTGGCCGCTGGTGCAGGACGGCCCCTTCGACATCAGCGCCAGCGTCAAATCCTATTTTGCGCTGAAGATGATCGGCGACTCTGTTGATGCCCCGCACATGGTGCGCGCGCGCGAGGCGATCCACAGCCACGGCGGCGCTGCCCGCGTCAACGTCTTTACGCGGTTTCTGCTCGCATTTTATGGCGTGCTGACCTGGCGCGCGGTGCCGGTGCTGCCGGTCGAGATCATGCTGCTGCCGATGTGGTCGCCGTTCCACCTGAACAAGATTTCCTACTGGGCGCGTACCACGATCGTGCCGTTGATGGTGATGGCGGCGTTGAAGCCACAGGCGAAAAATCCGAAGGGCGTCGGCATCGACGAACTGTTCCTGCAAGATCCCAAGTCGGTCGGATTGACGCCGAAGGCGCCGCATCAAAGCTGGGGCTGGTTCACGCTGTTCAGCGCGCTCGACAAGATCCTGCGCGTCGTCGAGCCGCTGTTTCCGAACAAGCTGCGGCAGCGTGCGATCGATGCGGCCCTTGCCTTCACGGAGGAGCGGCTGAACGGCGAGGACGGCATGGGCGCAATCTATCCGCCGATGGCCAACATCGTCATGATGTACGAGGCGCTCGGCAAGGGACCCGATTTTCCGCCGCGCGCGGTGACCCGCAGGGGCATCGACAAGCTGCTGGTGATCGGCGAGCAGGAGGCCTATTGCCAGCCTTGCGTCTCGCCGGTGTGGGACACGGCATTGACCTGCCACGCGCTGACGGAAGCCGGCGGCGAGGAGAGCCTCAAGAAGATGAAGCAGGGGCTCGACTGGTTGAAGCCGCGGCAGGTGCTCGATCTCAAGGGCGACTGGGCGGTTAAGGCTCCCGACGTCCGCCCTGGCGGCTGGGCGTTTCAGTACAATAACGCGCACTATCCCGATCTCGACGACACCGCCGTCGTCGTGATGGCGATGGATCGGGCGCGCCGCGCATCGGGCAACAACGAGTACGACGAGGCGATCGCTCGTGGCCGCGAGTGGATCGAGGGCCTGCAGAGTCGCGACGGTGGCTGGGCTGCCTTCGACGTCAACAACCTCGAATACTATCTGAACAACATCCCGTTCTCGGACCACGGCGCGCTGCTCGATCCGCCGACCGAGGACGTCACCGCGCGCTGCATCTCAATGCTGGCGCAGCTTGGCGAGACCGCCGAGACCAGCAAGGCGGTTGCGGACGGGATCGGCTATTTGCGCCGCACCCAGCTCGCGGAGGGGTCGTGGTACGGCCGCTGGGGCTTGAACTACATCTACGGCACCTGGTCGGTGCTGTGCGCACTGAATGCCGCGGGGATTGATCACCAGGATCCAATGATCCGCAAGGCGGCGGATTGGCTGGTATCGATTCAGAACAGCGACGGCGGCTGGGGTGAGGACGCCGTCAGCTATCGTCTCGATTACAAGGGATTCGAGGACGCGCCATCGACCGCCTCGCAAACGGCATGGGCCTTGCTTGGATTGATGGCGGCCGGTGAAGTCGATAGTCCGGCCGTAGTGCGCGGCGTGGAGTACCTAAAAGCCACACAAACCGAGAAAGGGCTGTGGGACGAGGCCCGTTACACGGCTACAGGCTTTCCGCGGGTGTTTTATTTGCGTTATCATGGCTACGCAAAGTTCTTTCCGCTCTGGGCGCTGGCGCGGTACCGGAATTTGAGTAGCACCAATAGCAGGGTGGTAGGGGTCGGGATGTGACTTTGGGGGCGGGGGCCGCCGCGATCGTGGACAGTTCGATTGATCGCAATTCGAATGATCCGCGTCCGGTTTTGATCGTTACCGGATTGGTGCAGGAGGCCCGGATTGCCGCTGGCCCCGGCATGATCGTCATATGCAGTTCGAGCGATCCGCAGCAGCTGCGCTCATTGCTGGCAACGTTGGATTCTACCACTTTCAGGGGGGTCATCTCGTTCGGCGTCGCTGGCGGGCTCGACCCCTCGCTCAAGTCGGGCGACGTGGTCGTGGCGACCGAGGTATTGGCCGGTGATACCCGTTTTCTGGCTGGCCTGGCGTTGAACGAAGAACTGATTGCCCGCGCGGCGCTGCGTCGCCGGCGAGTGGTCCGCGGCGGCTTGGCCGGCGTGGAACGCGTGATCGCGGCGACCGCCTGCAAGGCCGCATTGCATTCGGAGACAGGTGCGGCCGCGGTCGATATGGAAAGTCATATTGCCGCTGCCTATGCCGCCGAGGCCGGCCTGCCGTTCGCAGCGCTGCGCGTGATCTCCGATCCCGCCACCCGGGCGCTTCCAGCGCTAGCCAAGAGCGCCATCAAGCCGAACGGCGACATCGATCTCGGCAAGGTGCTGCGCGGGTTGGCGCGCAATCCCACCACGCTGCGGGCACTGGTTTCTACCGGGCTCGACTTTAATCGCGCGCTGCGCTCCCTGCGCGGCTGCCGCGGCTTCCTGCACGGCGAAGAAGGGCTCGCCACCGCGGCGACCTGATTCCCGCGTCGGCTTCCGAATTCGGATTGGCTTCAGCCCGCCCGAATCGGAGTGCTGGTTGGCGGCCTCGCGCTGAAGGCGTGCATAGGCCGATGACATTTTTCATCCCATCGCCCCGCTAATCGTCGAACTTCGTCGGCCGCCGTAGAAATTCGCCGGAACTTGACAGGGCGCGGTATTCGACAGAAAATGAACTATGATCCTGCATTCATGAATTAAGGTTCATTATGGCAATCGCCGCGGTTCGCCTCAATCAGCTCGTGGAAACGAAGGCGCGCATCCTGGATGCCGCCAAGGACGCCGTGGCGCTAAGCGGGTGGAAGGATGCCCAGATCGCCCTGATTGCTGCACGGGCAGGGGTGGCTACGGGCAGCGTGTACCGCTACTTCGACTCGAAGGCGGACCTGTACGCACAAGTGCTTGGCCTGGTCTCCGAGCGCGAGGTGGCCGTGGTCGCCGCGATCGCCGAGGCGGAGGGGTCTGCGTCGCAATGTCTGGTGGATGCGATCTACACCTTCTCGATGCGGGCGATGCGCGGCCGCCGCCTGGCCTACGCGCTGATCGCCGAGCCGTGCGAGCCGGAGATCGACGCGGCGCGCCTGAAATACCGGGCAGCGCTTGCCGATCAGATCGCCAGGCTGGTCCGGCGCGGCATCGCCAACGGCGAATTCGTCGAGATCGACACGAATGTCGCGGCTTCCTGCGTGACCGGCGCCTTCATGGAAGCCCTGGTCGGTCCCCTGGCGCCGGAAGCGGCCCCTGATTCCGATGCGGCAAAGCGAATCGCGCAAGCGATCGCAGGACTTTCCGCGCGCATGTTGTTTCGCAGCGCTACGCCCGAACTGATGCTCGTATCGAAAGTCTCCGCATGAACGCTCGCCTTCAGCCGGTTGCATTCACGAGCACGGAAACAGGCCGGTTTGCGACCCACGAAGTTTGCAATCAGGCGCGGCCGTCGTTCGGCTTCAACGCGTTCGACGGCGATCAGGCGTTGAGCGGCCTGGTCGCCAAGATCGCGCCATGGGCAACGGACAGGCTCTCGGTGCTCGGCGCCCACGTCGGCTGCGAATCCGTGCAGGAGGCCGCGCGACTGGCCAACGAGCACGAACCAAAACTGCTGACCCATGATCGGTATGGCAACCGGAATGATTGGGTCGAGTTTCATCCGGCCTGGCATCAATTGATGGCACTCGCGTTCCGGAGCGAGGTCCATAGTCTGGCCTGGTCGACGCGCGAGCCAAACGGACATTTCGCGCGCGCAGGCCTGAGCTATCTCTGGAATCAGATCGAGAACGGCGTCGGTTGTCCGACCGGGATGGCTTACGCTGCGATTGCCGGATTTTCCGGTAAGCCGCAATTTGCGACGTGGCGCGAGCGAACGCTGGCGGCGGATTACGACTCGCGGCGTCTTCCGATTGAGGCCAAGCGTGCGGCAGTCATCGGCTATGCGATGACCGAGAAGCAGGGCGGCTCCGATCTGCGCGAAACCCAGACCACCGCACGCTTCATCGAAAGCGGTGCGCACGGCGAGATCTATGCGATCACCGGCCACAAATGGTTTTTCTCGGTGCCGGTCGTCGACGGGTTCTACACGCTGGCGCGGACTAAATCCGGCGTCAGTTGCCTGTTCGTGCCGCGCCTGCTGCCGGATGGCAGCGCCAACCGCATCTTCATTCAACGTTTGAAGGACGAGTGCGGCAACCGTTCGAACGCTTCGAGCGAGATCGAGTACCACGACACCTGGTCGATCCTCGTTGGTGAAGAGGGACGCGGCATCAGGGAAATCCTGTCGCACGCTCACCTGACGCGACTGGATTTTGCGGTCGGCTCCGCTGGGCTGATGCGGCAGGCCTTGAGTCTGGCATTGAACCATGCGCAAACCCGAACGGCGTTCGGCAAGCCGATGTCCGAACTTCCGATGCAGCGCAATGTGCTTGCCGACCTCGCGCTTGAGAGTGAGGCGACGATGCTCGGCGCGCTGCGGATCGCACGGGCCACCGACGGCATGGCGACCAGCGAGCACGAACGGCTGCTGGCGCGGGTCGCGACACCCGTGATGAAGTTCTGGAATTGCCAGCGCGCGCCGGCTTTCACCTACGAGTGCCTGCAGGTGCACGGCGGCAATGGTTTCATCATGGAAAATGCGATCGCGCGCCTTTACCGCGAGGCGCCGCTGAATTCGATCTGGGAAGGCACCTCGAACATGATGTGCATGGACGTTCTGCGCGCCATGCAACGGGATGCACGCTGTCGAGACGCCTTCATCTACGAGTTGCAGATAAGCAGAGGCCTCAACCGGAATTACGACAGAAGCGCGGACGAACTTGCCGATCGGTTGCGGGCACAATATCCCGACGATGGGCATGCGAGAGCACTTGTCACCCGGATGGCACATGCGTTGCAGGCTGCCGAGATGTTGCAGCATGGCGATGCCGATGCTGCTGATTTGTTCGTGCGATCCAGGCTGGGCATGGACGGGACGCACGTCTTCGGCGCGCTTCCATCGTCGGAAAGCCTTGCGCGGATCGTGGAGCGTGCCACCGTCATTCAGCATTAAGGGGCCGCGGTCGCGGCGAGAAAAATGCCTCAAACCGAAATTCGCCTCGTCAACGACATCCGCGCTGCCGTGGGGGAAGAAGAGTGGGCAGCGCGGGTTGATCTCGCGGCGTGCTATCGCCTGGTGGCGCTCTATGGAATGACCGACCTGATCTACAACCACATCAGTGCGCAGGTCCCCGGGCATGACGACCAGTATCTGATCAATCCGTACGGCATGCTGTACGAGGAAATCACCGCTTCGAGCCTCGTCAAGATCGATATCGAGGGGCGAACCCTGCTGCAGCCTGACCACGGCTACAATGTCAACGTGGCCGGCTTCTACCTGCATGCCCCGATCCACCGCGCGCGGCCGGATGTGAAATGCGTCCTCCATACCCACACCAGGGCAGGCACGGCCGTCAGCACGCTTGCCGAAGGGCTGCTTCCGCTGTCCCAAACGGCGATGCGGTTTCACGGCCGGATCGGCTACCACGACTTCGAGGGACCGGCGATCGATCGGAACGAATGCGACCGTGTCGTCGCCGATCTCGGCCGGAACGACGTACTGATCCTGCGTAACCATGGCCTGCTGGTTTGCGGCAATACGGTCCCGCAGGCGTTCAATGCCATCTATTGGCTGGAACAGGCCTGCCGGATCCAGATCGACGCACTCGGCTGCGGAAGGCCGCTGCACGCGCCGACCGAATTGGCGATCGGCAACACGGTGACCTGCTTCGCCGGCACTGAGATCACGCTGGACAATGAGCGGGATACCAATCCGGTAATGAACCAAGCGGCGCAGAATCTGCAGGCCGGCTACGGCCTGCTGGAATGGCCGGCGCTGCGGCGAAGGCTCGACCGCATCGATGCGAGCTATGCGCAATGAGCACGGCGCTAGCAGCGTGGAAAATCGGCTTCATCGGCGCTGGCCGCGTTGCGCAAACGCTGGCATCGGCGTTTGACCGCGCGGGTCTGAATGTCGCGGCCTTCTATAATCGCGGCCCCGATGCGGGGCGGCTGCTGGGATCGCGGGTTCCGTCGGCCCGGCCGATGACGCATTCGCAAGGGGTCGTGGACATCTGCGACCTGGTGTTCCTGACGGTCAGCGATGACGCGATCCTGGCGGTCTGCCGCGATTTGCGCTGGGAGCCGCGTCATCGCGTCGTCCATTGCAGCGGAGCGACCGAACTGGCGGCGCTGGATCACGCGAAATCTGTAGGTGCGCTGATTGGCGGATTTCATCCGATGCAGATGTTTGCCAATCCAGACGTAGCGCTCGAAGGCCTGCGCGGATGCACCGTCGGCATCGAAGCCGAACCTGATTTCAGGTGCGACCTGGAACTGCTCGCGACCAGCATCGGGTGCGAACCGCTGGCGCTGCCGGCTGGCGTGCGGCCGCTTTATCACGCCTCGGCCTACTATGTCGGTCCGTTCCTGATCGCGCTGCTCAAGGAGGGCGTCGAACTCTGGAAGAGTTTTGGCGTCAGCGAGGCGGACGCGCTGCGCGCCATGACGCCGCTGCTGCGGGGAACGGTTGCGGCCGTTCTCGACGGGGGACTGGCCAACGGCATGGGCGGGTGCGTGGCGCGCGGGGACGTCGGAACGATCCTCAAGCATCTCGAAGCATTGGACGCGCGCTTTCCTGCTTCAGGTGCGTTGTATCGCGAACTGGCGCTTCGCAATGTTCCTCTCGGGGTCGAGCGCGGCACGCTCAGCGCCGGGCGCGCAGCGGAGATTGAAAATCTGCTTCTGCGAACCCAGGGGCGAACTGGCGATCGTGCCGTGACGGTTTGAGAGATTGCAAAAGAAAGAGCCCCGGCTCACCTGAACCGGGGCTCGCAATCTTTCGCCTCATTCCACCTCAAGCGGCAGTGGAAGCCTTTTCTTTCTCCTGCTGCTTCTGCTTGGCGGCGGCAGCTGCTGCTTCGTCCTTACGAATCTCGGACAACCGCTTCTGCACCTCCGACGAGAAGATGTACTGCGCCGGACGCTGCTTGGAGAGATCGATCTCGGGCGCCATCGGGCCGGTGGTGCGAACGCCCTTCAGCGCCACCCACATTGCCTTCAGCGGGTTGGTCAGCGCGGCGTTGGCCGCGGTCGGCTCGTAGCCGCAATGGGCCATACAGTCGGCGCACTTTTCGTACTTGCCGGTGCCGTAGGTGTCCCAGTCCGTGGTTTCCATCAGCTCCTTGAAGGTCTTGGTGTAGCCTTCGCCGAGCAGGTAGCAGGGCTTTTGCCAGCCGAAGATGTTGCGGGCGGGCATGCCCCAGGGCGTGCACTCATAGTTCTGGTTGCCGGCCAGGAAGTCGAGGAACAAGCCGGAATGCATGAAGTTCCACTTCTTGCCCTTGCCGAGCGCGAACACGTCGCGGAACAGCTTCTTGGTCTTGGTGCGGTTGAGGAAGTGTTCCTGGTCGGGCGCGCGCTCATAGGCATAGCCAGGCGACATCGAGACGCCGACACCGAGTTCGGTGGTGAAGTCGAGGAATTTCGCGATCTCTTCCGCCGGATGGCCGTCGAAGATCGTGGCGTTGACATTGACGGTGAAGCCGCGCGCCTTCGCGGCCTTGATCGCAGAAACGGCGCGGTCGAAAACGCCTTTTTGCGACACCGCTTTGTCGTGGTGGTCCTTCAAGCCGTCGAGATGCACCGAAAAGAACAAGTAGGGCGACGGCTCGAACAGATCGAGCTTCTTTTCCAGAAGCAGCGCGTTGGTGCAGAGCGAAACGAATTTCTTGCGCTCCACCAGTCCACGTACGATCTCGCCGATCTCCTTGTGGATCAGGGGTTCGCCGCCGGGGATCGCCACCATCGGCGCACCGCATTCATCGGCCGCATCCCAGCATTCCTGCGCCGTCATCCGGCGGTTGAGGATCGCATCGGGGTAGTCGATCTTGCCGCAGCCGACGCAGGCGAGGTTACAACGGAACAACGGCTCCAGCATCAACACGAGCGGATATCGTTTCCGGCCAAGCAGCTTCTGCTTGATGAGATAGCCGCCGATACGCATTTCCTTGAAGAACGGTATTGCCATTTGGGAGATTTTCTTTCTGGACTTGGGTCAGGGCCCGGAGGCCCAGACTGAGTTCGTGACTTTAAAATCCTGAAGTAGATCAGACCGCAGTCAGTTCGGCGGGAAGCCGAAACTCGATGTTTTCCTCCCGGCCGGGAAGCACCGATACCTTGACGGGTCCGATACGCCTCAATGCCTCGATCACGTCGTCGACCAAAACTTCGGGCGCCGATGCGCCCGCCGTTATGCCGACCGCCTTTGCATCCTTGAGCCAATCGGGGTTCAATTCGCTCCCGTCGGCAATGAGATAACTCGCGACGCCGACCTCGGTGCCGATTTCGCGGAGCCTGTTTGAGTTGGAACTATTGGCGGCCCCCACCACCAAAATGACGTCCACCAGCTTGCTAAGGTCCCTTACCGCAGATTGGCGGTTCTGTGTCGCATAGCAGATATCCCGGATGTCGGGGCCTTGAATATCTGTAAATTTGGCTTGAAGAGCCGCTATTATGTCTTTTGTGTCATCCACGCTGAGGGTGGTCTGGGTAATATAGGCCACCGGGGCGTCGGTCGGTAGGGTCAGTGCAGCCACATCGTCGACGTTCTGCACGAGCAGGACCGGCCCCGGAACCTGGCCCATGGTTCCCTCGACCTCGGGATGGCCGGCATGGCCGATCAGTACCAGGGTACGGCCCTTGGACATATACCGCTTGCCCTGGTTGTGGACCTTGGTGACCAGGGGGCAGGTGGCATTGAGGACCGGCAGGCCGCGGGCGGCGGCCTCTTCCTCGACGCTGCGGGCCACGCCATGGGCGCTGAAGACGGTTACCGCCAGCGGCGGAACCTCCGACAGGTCCTCGACGAAGATCGCGCCCTTGGCTTTGAGGCTTTCGACCACGTACTTGTTATGCACGATCTCGTGCCGGACATAGACCGGCGGACCGTACTTTTCGAGCGCACGCTCTACGATTTCGATGGCACGCACGACACCCGCACAAAATCCGCGGGGCTGCGCTAGATACACTTCCATGGGACGTCCATTACGCTTGTTGCACCAGGTACAGAATTCGCAAGTTCACCCAAAAGTCTCCGTGCAGCCGGTCACATCCGGATTTTGCAAAATCCGCACCATGACCGGAACCCACTGGTAGTCCCCACCCAAGTAGATGGAAGCGCAGGACTATGTGTCAAAAAATGTGCGGCTGGAAAAGGTGCATCGTGTGATGGTTACCGCGAAGAGGGTAATTTAATACCATTAACGCTTTCTTCAGGCGGTGTGTGGCTCACCGGTTCGTCACTTTGTTGTCCGTCCGGACGGGGTATACCGCCCTCCAAACACCCTGTCCGTCCCGGTCGGCTCCACGAGCAGGACTCAACCCGTTCGGCAGCCGACCAAAACAACATTAGATCGGCTCTGGGAACTCAGCTAGACAGCGGACGTTTTCGCCCAGCTCTCCTTAGAGAATTAGAAAGAAACGAAGTGCTGACCAGTCTTGTCGTCGCCATTGTCAGATCCTGTACGCGGTTTGCCACTCTCGTCGTCATCGTTTCGCTGCTTCTGGCGGTCGGAGCGAGTTTCTATACTGCCCAGCATTTCGCCATCAATACTGACATCAACACGCTGATTTCGCCCGATCTTGACTGGCGAAAGCGCGACAATCAGTTCGAACGCGCGTTTGACCGCGAAAAGCTGATCCTGGCCGTGGTCGAGGCGCCGACACCCGAGCTTGCCAGCGCCGCGAGCAAGGCGCTGGCTGCGAAACTGGCCGGTGACGCGAATTTCGAGTCCGTGCAGCCGCTGGGCTCCGGCGATTTCTTCGAAAAGAACGGACTCTTGTTCCTGCCGGTAGAGGAAGTCGGCAAGGTTGCCGGCCAGCTCGAAGCCGCCGCGCCGCTGATCGAAATCATGGCGGGCGATCCATCGATCCGCGGCCTGACCGGCGCGCTTGAAACCGGGCTTGCCGGCGTCAAGCGCGGACAGGTCAAGCTCGACAATGCCGAGCGGCCGTTCAACCTGATCAGCCAGACCGTCGAGGATGTCCTGAACAAGGGGACGGCCACGTTCTCCTGGCGTGAGCTCGTCAGCGAAACGCCACTGACGGATGCCGACCGCCGCACCTTTATAGAATTCAAGCCGAAGCTCGACTATCAGGCGCTGGAGCCCGGCAAGGACGCCACCGACGCAATCCGGAAAGCGGCGACCGATCTCGACTTTGCCGGCAAATACAATGCGCGGGTGCGGTTGACCGGGCCGGTTCCGATCGCGAATGAAGAGTATGCGACCGTGCAGGATGGCGCGATCCTCAACGGCGTCGTGACCGTCATCATCGTGCTTGCGATCCTCTGGATGGCGCTGCATTCCGGGAAGATCATCTTTGCGGTATTCGTGAACCTGTTCATCGGGCTCGCGCTCACGACCGCGGTCGGCCTGATGATGGTGGGATCGCTGAACCTGCTGTCGATCGCGTTTGCCGTGCTGTTCGTCGGCCTCGGCGTCGATTTCGGCATCCAGTTCAGTGTCCGCTACCGTTCCGAGCGCTTCAAGAATGACAATCTGGCGCTCGCGCTGGAGAGCGCGGCGAGCCGTTCGGCGGTTCCGCTGTCGCTCGCCGCGATGGCGACCGCCGCCGGCTTCCTGTGCTTCTTGCCGACCGATTACAAGGGCATTTCCGAACTCGGCAAGATTGCCGGCGCCGGCATGTTGATCGCGTTCCTGACCAGCATCACGGCGCTGCCGGCCATGCTGAAGCTGCTCAATCCGCCCGGCGAAAATGAACCGGTCGGCTATGCGTTTCTGGCGCCGGTGGACGATTTCCTCGAAAGGCATCGCGTCATCATCGTGGTGGGTACACTGCTGCTCGTCGTCGCCGGGCTGCCGCTGCTGTATTTCATGAAGTTCGACTTCAACCCGATCAACCTTCGCAATCCCAACGCCGAGTCGATCGCGACCTTCCTCGACCTGCGCAAGGACCCCAATACCGGCGCCAACGCCATCAACGTGATGACCACGTCGGAAGAGGAGGCGAAGAAGATCGAGGCGAAGCTGGAAAAGCTGCCGGAAGTCCTGCGCGTGATGTCGATCGATAGCTTTGTGCCAGAGGACCAACCGGCAAAGCTGCAGTTGATCGCGAAGGCAGCAAAGGTGGTCGGGCCTGCGCTCAATCCCGATTCGGTCGACGCAGCGCCGACCGACGAGGAGAATGTCGCGGCGCTGAAAAGCTCGGTCGATGGCCTGCGCAGGGCCGCCGGCGACGGCAAGGGGCCGGGTGCGGTGGCCTCGCGGCGGCTGGCGGACGCCCTCGACAAATTGGCGGGCAGTAATCAGGCGACGCGCGACAAGGCGCAGAACATTTTCGTTGCCCCGCTCAAGATCACGTTCGATCAGCTCAAGAACACGATGCAGGCCGGTCCGGTCACGCTCAATTCGCTGCC
It contains:
- the hpnH gene encoding adenosyl-hopene transferase HpnH, with protein sequence MAIPFFKEMRIGGYLIKQKLLGRKRYPLVLMLEPLFRCNLACVGCGKIDYPDAILNRRMTAQECWDAADECGAPMVAIPGGEPLIHKEIGEIVRGLVERKKFVSLCTNALLLEKKLDLFEPSPYLFFSVHLDGLKDHHDKAVSQKGVFDRAVSAIKAAKARGFTVNVNATIFDGHPAEEIAKFLDFTTELGVGVSMSPGYAYERAPDQEHFLNRTKTKKLFRDVFALGKGKKWNFMHSGLFLDFLAGNQNYECTPWGMPARNIFGWQKPCYLLGEGYTKTFKELMETTDWDTYGTGKYEKCADCMAHCGYEPTAANAALTNPLKAMWVALKGVRTTGPMAPEIDLSKQRPAQYIFSSEVQKRLSEIRKDEAAAAAAKQKQQEKEKASTAA
- the ispH gene encoding 4-hydroxy-3-methylbut-2-enyl diphosphate reductase; the protein is MEVYLAQPRGFCAGVVRAIEIVERALEKYGPPVYVRHEIVHNKYVVESLKAKGAIFVEDLSEVPPLAVTVFSAHGVARSVEEEAAARGLPVLNATCPLVTKVHNQGKRYMSKGRTLVLIGHAGHPEVEGTMGQVPGPVLLVQNVDDVAALTLPTDAPVAYITQTTLSVDDTKDIIAALQAKFTDIQGPDIRDICYATQNRQSAVRDLSKLVDVILVVGAANSSNSNRLREIGTEVGVASYLIADGSELNPDWLKDAKAVGITAGASAPEVLVDDVIEALRRIGPVKVSVLPGREENIEFRLPAELTAV
- the hpnN gene encoding hopanoid transporter HpnN, translating into MLTSLVVAIVRSCTRFATLVVIVSLLLAVGASFYTAQHFAINTDINTLISPDLDWRKRDNQFERAFDREKLILAVVEAPTPELASAASKALAAKLAGDANFESVQPLGSGDFFEKNGLLFLPVEEVGKVAGQLEAAAPLIEIMAGDPSIRGLTGALETGLAGVKRGQVKLDNAERPFNLISQTVEDVLNKGTATFSWRELVSETPLTDADRRTFIEFKPKLDYQALEPGKDATDAIRKAATDLDFAGKYNARVRLTGPVPIANEEYATVQDGAILNGVVTVIIVLAILWMALHSGKIIFAVFVNLFIGLALTTAVGLMMVGSLNLLSIAFAVLFVGLGVDFGIQFSVRYRSERFKNDNLALALESAASRSAVPLSLAAMATAAGFLCFLPTDYKGISELGKIAGAGMLIAFLTSITALPAMLKLLNPPGENEPVGYAFLAPVDDFLERHRVIIVVGTLLLVVAGLPLLYFMKFDFNPINLRNPNAESIATFLDLRKDPNTGANAINVMTTSEEEAKKIEAKLEKLPEVLRVMSIDSFVPEDQPAKLQLIAKAAKVVGPALNPDSVDAAPTDEENVAALKSSVDGLRRAAGDGKGPGAVASRRLADALDKLAGSNQATRDKAQNIFVAPLKITFDQLKNTMQAGPVTLNSLPPELLNSWKSKDGLIRVEALPKGDPNDNDNLRRFADAVLVAEPNAIGGPVSILKSGDTIVKAFIHAGIWALLVISLLLWLALRRVTDVLMTMVPLLVAGAVTLELCVLIGLPLNFANIVAMPLLLGVGVAFKIYYVTAWREGRKNLLQSSLTRAIFFSALTTATAFGSLWLSSHPGTASMGKLLALSFVITLAAVLLFQPALMGKPRDVGE